In one window of Cryptococcus depauperatus CBS 7841 chromosome 3, complete sequence DNA:
- a CDS encoding transcription elongation factor S-II produces MDAAALTMHVKELSAANQAGKLDEITRLLQKLETEPVPTEDLLRSSKAGVAVGKLRAHADAGISALAKDIVKKWRDAVEESKKKRKRAEGEDGKEARKEREDGSRKRVKDEAASSKAVSPSATPSASTPDIKQTSPPARQPLSTIDPTRKDPRTAKGDKVSETLRADSSGGGRPDSVRDKGVVLIYDALALDSTAETKILQERAIGIEFAAYKALNYSTGNDYRAKMRSLFLNLKDKGNPALRNEIVLGYIGADKVASMSKDEMASESIRMQKEQLAKENLFKAKAVGETQAETDAFKCGRCQQRKCTYYQMQTRSADEPMTTFVTYVLLKDSNKRSLLTIHFPIRCQTDAQIVVTAGNSVDLCRPFSECILGIFFFSILTL; encoded by the exons ATGGATGCCGCGGCCCTCACTATGCATGTCAAGGAGCTCAGCGCCGCCAATCAAGCTGGAAAATTGGAT GAGATAACGAGACTGTTGCAAAAGCTTGAAACTGAGCCCGTACCGACAGAAGATCTTCTCCGT TCATCAAAAGCTGGAGTAGCCGTGGGTAAGCTTCGGGCCCACGCCGATGCTGGCATCTCTGCATTGGCAAAAGACATCGTCAAGAAATGGAGGGATGCGGTAGAAgagagcaaaaagaagaggaagagggcAGAGGGTGAGGATGGGAAAGAAGCCagaaaggagagagaagatggaagtAGGAAAAGAGTCAAGGATGAGG CTGCATCCTCCAAGGCTGTTTCCCCCTCTGCGACCCCTTCCGCATCTACACCAGATATCAAACAAACATCGCCTCCAGCCCGCCAACCATTATCTACTATTGACCCAACACGAAAAGATCCAAGAACAGCTAAAGGAGATAAGGTGTCAGAAACACTTCGAGCTGATTCGAGCGGAGGCGGACGGCCAGATAGCGTTAGGGACAAGGGTGTGGTGTTGATTTACGATGCTTTAGCATTGGATAGCACAGCGG AGACAAAGATCCTTCAAGAGCGAGCAATCGGAATTGAATTTGCGGCCTACAAAGCATTGAATTATTCTACGGGGAACGACTACCGAGCCA AGATGCgatctcttttcctcaatctGAAAGATAAAGGCAATCCGGCCTTAAGAAATGAAATTGTTCTTGGGTACATTGGTGCTGATAAGGTCGCCAGCATGTCAAAAGACGAAATGGCGTCAGAGAGCATTCGAATGCAAAAAGAACAGTTGGCTAAAGAGAACTTGTTCAAAGCCAAAGCAGTAGGAGAAACACAAGCAGAAACAGACGCTTTCAAGTGTGGAAGGTGTCAACAGAGAAAGTGTACTTATTACCAGATGCAGACACGAAGTGCGGATGAACCGATGACT ACTTTTGTCACGTATGTATTGCTAAAGGATTCAAACAAAAGGTCTTTGCTAACCATTCATTTCCCCATCCGTTGTCAAACAGATGCACA AATTGTGGTAACCGCTGGAAATTCAGTTGATCTTTGTAGACCCTTTTCGGAATGTATTTTGGGtatatttttcttctcaatcttgactCTCTGA
- a CDS encoding methionine-tRNA ligase, beta subunit, whose protein sequence is MFYRQAPIQICPSQMCSQIHRFIAIAVKTDPLLLGKDEKDKQEIEKLTDKTEALAKDLPSLNEKLTPLTYLYSNYPSTADISLYAQLHPSLVDAPITQHSALPALLRYFLHIQSLPSVSAARKELPNAYPTLEIDISTLPAPKKKAPAPKEKKDKATSTTIAGTLAESASAAVSSVTSMAAGTLEAAKEVVLGESQGKQEKKKKEPKAVKPSTTATKPSPGMIDLRVGKVLEVKRHPNAELLYIESIDVGEPEPRTICSGLVGHMTEDDIHGTTVIVVCNMKPMSMRGVTSYGMLLCASVKEGKESGKVQFVLPPEGSQPGERVYFEGEEYENATPIPQLNPKKKIFETIQPHFTTLEDRTAVWIDPETKSVHRIRTKDGFLKSASFVGASLS, encoded by the exons ATGTTTTACCGTCAAGCGCCTATCCAAATATGTCCAAGTCAG ATGTGTTCTCAAATTCACAGGTTCATCGCTATTGCTGTCAAGACAGACCCTTTGCTTCTTGGcaaggatgagaaagataaacaagaaattgaaaagctCACAGACAAGACTGAAGCATTAGCCAAGGACCTGCCT TCTCTCAACGAAAAACTCACACCCTTAACTTATCTTTATTCCAACTATCCTTCCACTGCTGATATTAGCCTGTATGCTCAGCTTCATCCCTCTCTG GTCGATGCCCCAATAACCCAACACTCAGCCCTCCCAGCACTTCTTCGCTACTTTCTTCATatccaatctcttcccTCCGTTTCTGCTGCTCGCAAAGAACTTCCCAACGCTTATCCCACCCTAGAAATTGATATCTCCACTCTTCCTGCTCCCAAAAAGAAGGCACCTGCACcgaaggagaaaaaggacaaggcTACTTCAACTACCATTGCTGGTACTTTGGCCGAGAGCGCGAGTGCTGCTGTCAGCTCCGTTACTTCCATGGCCGCTGGTACTTTGGAGGCCGCCAAAGAGGTCGTTCTAGGCGAGTCGCAAGGCAAacaggaaaagaaaaagaaggagcCTAAAGCTGTCAAACCATCTACGACAGCTACTAAACCGTCGCCAGGTATGATTGACTTGAGAGTTGGTAAGGTTCTTGAAG TCAAGCGACATCCCAATGCTGAACTCCTATACATTGAATCCATTGACGTTGGAGAACCCGAGCCACGAACGATCTGCTCTGGTCTTGTTGGACATATGACAGAAGACGATATTCACGGTACCACCGTTATTGTCGTCTGTAATATGAAGCCCATGTCCATGCGTGGGGTCACATCTTATGGGATGTTACTCTGCGCCTCTGTGAAGGAAGGTAAGGAGAGCGGTAAAGTACAGTTTGTTCTACCGCCAGAGGGAAGTCAACCTGGAGAGAGGGTTTACTTTGAAGGTGAAGAATATGAAA ATGCTACCCCAATACCTCAGCTCAACcccaaaaagaagatattCGAGACCATTCAGCCTCATTTTACCACTCTTGAGGATCGAACTGCCGTTTGGATCGACCCTGAGACAAAGTCTGTCCACCGCATTCGCACAAAAGACGGCTTTTTGAAGTCTGCAAGCTTCGTCGGTGCTTCCTTGTCATAA